The Camelus ferus isolate YT-003-E chromosome 13, BCGSAC_Cfer_1.0, whole genome shotgun sequence genome segment TCTTTGCATGACTTTGAAGTCTGTAGACAGAAGAAAACAGTGGTTAGCGCGCCCTCTGCTGGAAAATGGCCGACTCCGCAACCACTCCTCCCGCTCACCCTGCTTTGTGCGGGAGGAAGGTAGAAAtcagaggcaggtgggaggggagtgggaacACTAACAATGCGCCCTACACACGTGTCCCCACTTAGTCCTCACCGCGGCTCTGTGGAAGAGGTTAGAGTAGACCCATTTTACCGACACCTACTTGTCCCAGAGCTTCTTACTCATTgtcactcccctcctcctccattccccttcttaaggaaagaaatgggggaaaggagaggaaaggaatggTGGGGAAACAGAGAAGCCTCTCAAGAAGGGCTAAGGACCAGATCCATCTAcaatggggctggggctgcctggggctgcgTCAGCCCCCAGCTCAGTCTAGGGAGAACTTGGTCAGTCCTTGCCACTCCTCGGGCTCAGTTTCCTCGCCTGTGAATTAGGCAGGATaacccctcccctgcacccctccctgggctgcagggctgAGGCAAGACCAACACGGTGTGAGAGCATCGCGCGTGCTACgatggccaccagggggcgcgaGAGGGCTCCTGCTGGAGATCTATTCCCGCCGCGGGCCGTCGGGGGCTCCGGAAAGGGCAGGCTGAGGCCCCTTTGGGCCCTGGTCTCCTTTTCTGGAAGGAgcactcttctcttcccttctctgagcctgtatAAGATGATAATAGTGGTTCCCTCGAGGGTCTTGCCCTGTTAATAATTACAGATTACAAAGCATTCTCCCCTCCATCATGTCACTTCCCTCACTACCCCTGGGAGGTGGCCTGATTCCACCTTCAGTCCACCAATGACAAAAGTCAAGAGCAAAGCAGAGCCACCAACGCACGTTCACCAGGGAAGCCGACCTGGATGTCACGCTGGACCTCTGAGCCCTTTTCTGACCCCTCAGCAGCCTCCTAGTGGGAAGATCCCCTGGGCTGTTACAGGAGACCTCCTctgcaaactgtaaagtgctggGTCTTCACCAGAGGGCTGGTGAAGGAGAAGTCCTTCATGACAAAACCCCAAAGCACTGTATGCAGCAACACCAGGCAAAGGGTGTGAGCACAGGTGTGGTGTTGGGAACCAGCACAGCttgtgttggggaggagggagagggtgacaATGACAAACAGGAAAATCCCCAAACCTACGGAGTCAGGATGTGAAACGAAGCCTTTTAATCCACAGTAACAATTCAACCCTGTACAGATGACAAGTTAACGTTTTCTTTTAGACATATTGTTGTCCCTCATTTTCCTATAATCCTGTAAGGGAATCTGGTTTTTCCTATCAGCCTGTCCCTAGGACTGAAATTCCATCTTTAAAGTGTCATCCTTAGGATTAAGGCATTTTCCTGGGTTAGGAGGCAAGGAAATTGCTGACAACCACTCACACCCTACAGCGACATAACCGCACCAGAGTTTCACGGCCATCTTGTGGCCAGCAGGCCCGGGTGGGACACAGAGTatgagaagggagagagacccagggaggccaggcctggggaggccCTTGTTCTCTGAGTTGCTGGtattattcccattgtacagaagaggaaaactgaggcacagggaggtaaCTTGGTCAAGATCACACTGCCCCATAGTAGAGGAGCCAGAACCCAAGCCCAGGCTGTCTGGCCACCAGAGCCCGCACTTTTAACCCTTGCGCTACAGTTAGGCAGTATCACCGACTGGTGATACTGTAGACCCATGGACAgcttctgggttcaaatcccagctgctCTGCcatttctagctgtgtgaccttgggcaacttacttgtctgtgtcttcatttgtaaagtggggatagtACCTACTTCCTGGGTTTCCTTTAATGAGTTAAAACCTGTCACGTATTTAGAACTACATGTGTGCAGCCACCATCCAGTCAATAGGAGCTGTTCTTCCTGAACCCCAGATGGACACATGACCTTGAAGAGTCTAAACTTCTTCAGGATTCTCAAATGCCAGCCCGCGGGATCCTGGAACCCTCCAGCGGCATCCTGATGTCTTTGGGCTGCAGCCCTGTACCTTGCTTCCCCTGGCTGGAAGGTGCGGGGCCGCCTGTCCACTCAGCTCGGCCCCACACAGGCAAATGAGGTGATGTCAAAGCCTTGGCTGGGGCCCAGCCCCTggaacctccccctccctccctccctcatgtCTCCCTCACTCAGACTCTCACAAGCTCCCAGAGAGAAGGTGAGAGGGAGTGAAGGTGGGGGCACGCGGCCATCCAGGCGTAGCTCCTTCAGCCTGGTGAGCGGGTGCCCAGGGGTTGCAGCTGGACCTGAAGGGAGCCTGCCCTCCGTCTCCTCCCTCTCGCCTCAGGCCCCGATTTGCAGTGATCCTGGAGCGTCATTCCTGcagtgtgagtgagtgtgtgtcgGTGTCTGGCTGGTTCACCTGGTGCCCCTCTGCGGTGgtgccccagccaggcctggcccgGCAGCCATGGCTGATGAGAAGACCTTCCGCATCGGCTTCATCGTGCTGGGGTTCTTCCTGCTGGCCCTTGGCACGTTCCTCATGAGCCATGACCGGCCCCAGGTCTACGGCACCTTCTACGCCATGGGCAGCATCATGGTGATTGGGGGCGTCATCTGGAACATGTGCCAGTGCTACCCCAAGGTAGGTGGCCGTGGGGACAGGCGGGTTGAGGGCCAGAGCCCAGGAGGGCCTGGAGCTGTGCCTCTATTCCAGGCATCAGTCCCCCATCTTTCAATCATCTTTCCATCCTCCTCCGTTACACCTTTTCTTATCTCCATTCTCCTGggcatccatccacccacccacccatccatccatccatcatccatccatcccttaTCATAAAGATTGATCAGAAGCCCCCTGGACCTGGAGCCCTGAACTAGGCACAGTGAAACCCAACACACAGTCCAGGTGCCTGAAACCAGAGTTCATGGGTTCTTGCCACCTGCCAGGCACACCTGCATCTCTGGTGCAGTTCAGTCCTCATCTTGAGCTTTTTGGTACCTCTGAGGTTCTGTTTTATAGTGGAGAAGCccaaggctcagaaaagtgaGGTCCCACAGCTCTGAAGTGTCCGAGTTGGGATCAGAGCTCAGATATATGTCATCTAAAGCATAATCCTCCACCTCGGAAGGCTTTCCCTGTGTCCCAAGGCAGCTGGGAGTTCTGGGTGGGTCAGCTGTCACCTTGATGGCATGGGCTGGGCAGAGTATTAACGGACTCCTAGCCTTTTGAGTGACTCTGTGATGAGAACAGAACTTGTTTGGGAGTCCCGAGTTCTGTCCCAAACTCTCTGTGTGCCCTTTgtctttctgagcctgtttctttcaTCTGCAAGATGAGGCCCGGAGCTTCTATTTCTCCCAGCCTCCGGAGTTATACTGAAGAACAGAGGAGAGATGGGATGTAGAAATGTAAACTGTAGAGTGCTATATTTAGGCGAAGGGCTGCCACCCTTACTGTTattaatcttcccaacaaccctGTGGAATGGGCATGTCAGGAGTTGTAATCCTTCAGTGCCCAGAGAGATtgagtgacttttccaaggtcacacagctggtcagacAGACCCATGGAAACAAGGAAACAAGCATGGATTCTAACTTGGGCTCTGCCTGTAACTGCCTGGGAGACTTTTGTCAAGCCCcgtccctctctgagcctcagtttcctcatgtgtacaATGTGTGGGTGAGAaagagggggtgggaaaggaggtgCATCCTAAGGGCCCTGCTGGTCCTGACATCTaggggcccaggccccaggcagcccccaccaCCTGTggctccctcctcacctcctgcccgggaggctgtgctgggggctcggggaggagggagggggctccaGGGGCCCAGGTCCAgctgtccccagccctgctccctccatGGGCAGCCCTGGGCAGTCAGCATGTGCATTCGGCACCAGGGCGGTCTGGGCTGGTTTGCAGTCATTTACTGAGCAGTTTACAGTCAACTGGCCTCTGCCTGTGCAATGCCCTGAGCAGAGGTCACCAGAAGAAGAGGACCTTGAGGCCCGAGCCACCCACATCACCACCACTTCCATCGCCATCCTCCTCCCAGTGAGGAGGCTGGACCCTGGGGGACAGCAGGGCGACAGCCAGTGGGAGCTGTGGAGGGGAAAGTCCCTCCTGCCCTCGCCCCCTTTACAGAGGTGGCTGGGGTGGTGAGCAGAGTGAGCGGGTGGCAgtggggatgagggagagggaggggagacgGAATATTGCTGGGTATTAATGAGTAACTGTTGATGGATTCACGTGTTCCTGTGCCATGGAGGCCACATGGCAGGGTAGAAACGGCATATGTTTCAGTGTCTACCAGGCCCAGATTTAAATCCCTCCTCCTGTGCCCCACTCCTATGACCTTGGTGGAGGGAGTCCCCACCACCCTGAGGCCTGCACAGTCAAATGGGAGGAACCAGTGGGGTCTTGTATGTAGGGGACCTGGCATCACGCCTGGCCTGGAGCCGATTCAGAGGCACTGCTCTCAGGATCTGTATTCATGGCTTTGGgcgggtctgtgtgtgtgtgcaggggtgtGTGCGCTGATGCGGGTGTGTATTTCTGGGACGCAGGCTGTTAGGGCCGGCACACTAAGTCAGGGGAGGAAGGTGTGTCGTCAGCCAGGGAGGTATGCCAGGCGAGGGCTCCCCATCCTCCACATTGTCTCGGCTGAGCCCCCAGCAAGTGCTGGTGCCCGAGCTCCCCTCCAGGTCCTCCCCTGCCTCAGTGCCTGACAAATGGGAATTTTCTGGattgaaagaaatataaaggaataGAATTAGCCAATTAATGTATGGAGGTAAGGGGTAGCCAATACCAGCCTGAATTAAGCTGTCCCTGTCTTTGGGGGGCTGGGGGTCTCGCGGAGGAGACAGTTTTCTGCCtgatggggagggagtgggctTCACAGAGATGATGAGCTGGGTTTTGTAGGTTAAGTAGAAGTTCACCGAGCAGAAAAGATGggggaaagcattccaggcagaaggaatagcatGATCGAAGGCATCAGGTGAAAGAGCAAGACCAGAGGGTCAGCCCGGCTgctggagggtgtggggaggaaggtgaggtggggggggggagtggggcttggggcctggggcctgggatgCCATGCTGGGGAATCTGGACCTTTCCTTTTAGTTGGTGGGACAAGAGAGGGACATGAGCAGCTTTGCAGTTCAAGAAAGTGATCAGGCTGACGTAAGGGAGGGGGAAGTTCAAGAGTGACCAGGCCAGTGGGGAGGCTCCTTCTCTgctccaggtgagagatgatggtctCCTAGACTAAGGCAGAATTTGACCCCAAGGCTGTAGGAGCTGAGAAGACATTTCCGGGTCATCAAATGTGCAGTACTTGCTGCGGCTGGGGTGGCACGGGCACTGccatctggcttattttactgaatttcttttttttttagatcattttatttatttactttttattgaagtacagtcaattacaatatgtcaatctctggtggacagcacaatgtcccagtcatgcatatacatatatgtattaatGGAAACAAATATGCAAATGAATTTCTGAAGTAGACTCAGTCAGATTTGGTGGTCAGCTGGGCCTCGGGCttaagagaggaggaagaagccaGGCAAATCTGGTAGGTTGGACAGTCAGGGATGCGGTGCTCATTAGCGGagatggggcagggggctgggagaaggggaaaCATTGTCTAGGAAGGCAGAGCCTCTCCCTGTCtggcttctgcctctgcctctgcctctgcctctgcctgcaggtccaccactccccactcctgcctgctCTGCTGGAACCCAGGACCAGGCCCCTAATGATGGATTTGTTCTCTGTGagcctccttccatccttctgttCCCTCCATTTGGGGACTGCTCACATCTTTGCCTCAACACAAATCTGGCTGTGCACTCTCCTGCTGTTAACTCCCACTGCTTCTGGGTAAAGTCTGAACTTCTTAGACTGATGTTCTGGGGTCTTCATGGTCTGATTGCCCCTCCCCAGCTTCAGCTCTACCTGTCCCCTTTCTCTTAAACGAACTTGTGTTCTAAGATGTTCAggccttttctttcctccaggcTTTACACAGTGACATTGATAACGATGCTgtatagtgatgatgatggtgatagtgatgatgttgatggagatgatggtggtggtgatgatgctgatggagatgatggtggtggtgatgatgctgatggagatgatggtggtggtgatgatgttgatgaggaggaggaggacgacgaCTGGGCCACGAGGTaatgaggcagaggaaggggcagcTTCTAGGAAATACAGAGCCAGCTGGCAAGTACAGAGTATACTTAGCAGGTGTGGAAGATACCCAGACCCCTCCTTGCCTTGTTTCCAGACTTTTAGGGGaagcccctccccttttctcagGCAGGCAAGTGTCTTTTACTCACTTCACCCTgtgggaaaggggaaaaggaacTGCTATTTATTAACATGTTATAATACAGTAGGGTCttttcaagtatttgttgaacaaattttCAATTGAGGAGAAGAAGACTCAGAGAAGTCAGATAACTTCATCTTCAGTAGCATCAAACTACTGTTTactgtttactatgtgccaggcaccatgctaggaaCTCCTTACAGATTATCTCATGGAATCCTCACAGCAATGCCAGGATCAAGCATGACTAGCCctgtttttttcattgtaaaatacacataacataaaatttcccatcttaaccatttttaagtgcatagtTCAGTAGCATTAATTACACTTGCATTGTTGTGCTGCCAATTTCCAGAacacttttcatcttgtaaaatggAAACTCTATACCCTTAAACAATAACTCCttatcccctctccctccagtctGCGGCAACCAccatctctgtctctatgaattggGCTATTCCAGGTACTTCATATAAGAGGAATCCTGTggaatttatctttttgtgatgGCTTAtttcctcaaggttcatccatgctgtagcatgtgtcagaacttcattttttttttaaggatgaataatgttcctttgtgtgtgtataccacattttgtttatctcctCATCCATTGATGAGTACTTGGGggtgcttccaccttttggctactgtgaccAGTgctgcaaatatctcttcaaggcGAGCCCCACTGTACAGAGGAGCACAGGTGACCTTCCTAAGGAGGGACTCTCACCCAAACTCGGAGACCCCAAAGGCAGGGCTCCTTCTGCCCCATCCACTGCCTCCTTTATgacctgcctcccctctgccGCCTGGTGCCCACCCATGGTACTGCACTTGCAGAGACCTCTTGATCCCTGAAAGTTCAGGGATCAGGACTGGTGGTGGGCATAGCCTTAGCCATCCACTTCTCTGTTCCCCGTCGCAACCTCTGTGTGAAGAAACACGACATGACCTGCTTCCCACTTGTTCACCAGATATGGATAAAGTGTCTACTCCATGTCAGGCACCTGCTGGGCACTGGAGGAGGAACCTCAAGAAATGATAAGATTTGATCTCCCGCCCCCCCCCAAGGGGTGTTTGTCTCATTTACTCACTGCTGCCCCCTAGTGCCTGGAagtgtgcctggcacaaagcagacgCTCAGTAAGAATTTGTTGGGTGAAGAGAGAGCCTGGTGAGAGCTGGAGCCCAGAGATCCAGCCACCCACTGGTGCTGGGCCCTGAGCAGGTCCCCTCCTGTCGAACGGGGTCGGGGGCCTCCCTGGCTAGGCCTCTCTCCCAGGGTATGTGGAGAGGTTAGGCCCATGCTGTGGGGGAGCGTGTGTGTGGGCATCTGCAGAGATGCCTTCTCCGCTTTGTCCTGCAGATCACCTTCATACCTGCCGACTCTGACTTCCACGGCATCCTGTCCCCGAAGGCGCTGGGCCTGCTGGAGAACGGGCTCGCCGCTGAGAAGAGGTGGGTGCCGGGCCCTCCAGCAAGGgcatggaggggagaggagggcagtgaGCCCCTCAGGCCGCTCTCTCCCTGCAGAGGAGAgtgagagggggtgggaggggggtggtATCTCACCCCCTTGCTCCAGACTCTGGCTTTGCATTCCCATGTAATGAGAACACACTACTAGAAATCATGGATTGTTTAGAACTTTCAATCCTGAGTTAGGCattgttgtccccattttacagatgaggaaactgaggctcagggactTTGTCCTGTCTTACAGTGAATTAGCAGCAGGCCAGAAATCAAAGATAGGTGTGACCCTAAGTCCCAAACACCTGTGACTACTACTCTATAGCAAAAAACAAGAGGCATGATGATGGCCAAGGCACAGACCTGGGGCTCTGCCACTTTGGGGCTGGGTGACTTTGGGAAAGCGACCTGCCTCTCTTTGCCccatctgtgaaacagagataTTGATAGTTCTTTCCTCCTAGGCTTCAGTGAGGCTTCAGTGAGAtaatacagtcatcccttggtaccTGTGGGGGATGATTCCAGAACTCCCCTCCGATACctaaatccacagatgctcaagtccctgatataaaatggtataatatttgcttataatttatGCATAATCtcctatatactttaaatcatctctagattacttctAATACCTAATACAACATAAATGCTACGTCAgtagttataaatacaatgtaaatgctatgtaaatagttgccagtgtatagtaaattcaagttttgctttttggaactttctggaactttaaaaaaatatatttttaatccatggttggttgaatctgaaaATGCAGAACTCGCAATACAGATGGCTGACTGTATAAGCCAAATGCTCAGAACAGAACCCGGAGCACAGTAGGCCCTCTGGTGACAAGTAAGCTTGTCATCATTGGTAGGAGGTGCTTCCAAAGCACCAGAGACCAAGTCAGGCATTTTGCACCTACCACTTCCTTCAGTTCTCATAGAAATCCTGAGAAGTGGGGCATGTCGGGCCCTTtatacagatgcagaaactgaggcccaagatgTGCAATCACAAGCCCCAAACCTCACGGGGAGTCAGTTAACACCAGACCAGACCTTCCTTGGTCCCTAGAGGTGCCAAGCACTGTCTGCCCAGGACCCGGCAGAGAGCACTCTGGCCCTGGAAGCTGTGACTCTGTGCTCAGAGGGCCAGGTTGCAGGTCCAGGGTCCGTGGCCGGGGCTCTGGGACTCTGCTTTGCTTGGGGAAGGAGGTGGTGatggtattttctgtttctggtaCACAGGTGACCAGATGTCCCGGGGGAATGAGGCAGATAGACTATGGATGGCTGGGCGTGGGATCAGCCTCAGGACTGGTCACACGGGACGAGCTGCTGCAccagggctggggctcaggctgcCCCGAGTCTGTGCTCCTCCCTGTCACTCCCCAGCTCTGGACCATAGAGAGTGGTAGAGGAATGTGGCACTCGGAGCACCAGTACCACCGCCTAGGTCTGAGTCACTTGGGCAAGCCAGCTCAagtgtctgtgcctcagttgtcCCCCAGAGCTACGGTGAGGGTTAGAGGAGCTCACTGACACAGCCTGGCCAGCAAGGAGCACTCAGTGGCTTGGCTGTTACTGCTAAAAAGTGGGAACAACCGTTCTGCTTCAAGGTTGTTCAGAAAAAATGGGATGATAAGCATAAAGCCTCAGGCTCGCGTCTGGACCAGCAAACTCGCAGTCAATGTGAACTGGTCTTCATTTTGCAGCCGCACCCCTGGGGCTAACTTTGGAGATTTTGGGTGAAAGGAACATGGGATTGAGGGTCTGACTTTGCCACTTACTTTACCTTACTGGGTCTCAGCCTCCTCATCCATGAACTGGGTACAGTAACGACCCCCAGCGGGATGCCCAGAGCAGCTGGGCCAGGGGACAACACTGCTGTCTGCTGAGCGAATCTTTGCCCACCTGCCTGTTCTCTCTCCTGCTGTCTGCTGTGCAccattcccccagcccccagcccccttaTGTCAGGCTGTGGGAGGAAGCCGCCTATGACCAGAGCCTGCCTGACTTCAGCCACATCCAGATGAAGGTCATGGGCTACAGTGAGGACCCCCGCCCGCTACTGGCCCCTGAGCAGGGACAGCCACAGCTGGGAGCCAGTGATGGAAGAGAAGGTGGCCCTCACAACCCTCAGGCCTGGTTGGAAGCCGCTGTGGTCATCCACAGGGGCTCGGACCAGGACGGGGCAGAAGGAAACCTGAGACAAGACAGTCCCAGGCAAGTGTTCTGAGCAGCAGTGGGGCTGCTGCCCAGGACTGGGGTGAAGGAGGAGGGCTGTGGGCCACTGTagggtcgggggtggggtggaattTGGATAGGATGTTTGGGACacccagagaagcagcaggtgtAGCAGacgcctgggttcaaatcccagatccTCTCCGGGGTaacatttgaaagtttttttaccttcctgagcctcagtttccgcCCGTAGGAATGCTCACTCCCACTTCAGAGTTCTCTGAATGCTCACCACGAGGAGCCAGGATGAGCCAGGATGGGGAGCCAGAGGACGAGGAGCCAGAGGACCAGAGCCCCAGTCCAGGCTCTGCTGCTTAcgtgctctgtgaccttgggcaggtggctccccaccccaccctgtccccagatGTTCATAGACTGGTTCCTCATTCATCCATGTGGTCACTCAACCACCAACATTACTGTAGTGGGCACCTACTCCCTGCCAGGCCTTCATGGCCCCCCACCCTGCAGGAGCTTCCACATCCAGCAGGGGAGACAAACCAGGGAACAGAAGGTGACACTCAGTGTGACAGGGGTTGTGGGCCCAGAAGAGACCCCTTAGTGATTGGAGAGACAGAGGAGTGACCTGGTTTGGATAGTAACATAGTAATGGcccatttcttgagcacctactgtgtgccaggcattgcacaATGTGTTTTGCACTCATTGTCTGCTCTGAACCTCAGCGACAACCATGGGAGTGAATActtttatttcccccattttacaggggaggaaagtgaggcccagacaGGTGAACTCAC includes the following:
- the BSND gene encoding barttin isoform X1; the protein is MADEKTFRIGFIVLGFFLLALGTFLMSHDRPQVYGTFYAMGSIMVIGGVIWNMCQCYPKITFIPADSDFHGILSPKALGLLENGLAAEKSPQPPYVRLWEEAAYDQSLPDFSHIQMKVMGYSEDPRPLLAPEQGQPQLGASDGREGGPHNPQAWLEAAVVIHRGSDQDGAEGNLRQDSPSPPTCPQGPAPLASFQDDLDVGSSEGSSPNLVPPEEAEPQPLPPEPGTCRHQLDHFHDFALIDAPTSEDVPPEKEQQEAAAPSSWQRSPRTKKQEEEASNRGAEEWEQEEEDLYYGLPDSPGDPLPDKELGFEPDTQG
- the BSND gene encoding barttin isoform X2, producing MADEKTFRIGFIVLGFFLLALGTFLMSHDRPQVYGTFYAMGSIMVIGGVIWNMCQCYPKITFIPADSDFHGILSPKALGLLENGLAAEKSHIQMKVMGYSEDPRPLLAPEQGQPQLGASDGREGGPHNPQAWLEAAVVIHRGSDQDGAEGNLRQDSPSPPTCPQGPAPLASFQDDLDVGSSEGSSPNLVPPEEAEPQPLPPEPGTCRHQLDHFHDFALIDAPTSEDVPPEKEQQEAAAPSSWQRSPRTKKQEEEASNRGAEEWEQEEEDLYYGLPDSPGDPLPDKELGFEPDTQG